The Xenopus tropicalis strain Nigerian chromosome 2, UCB_Xtro_10.0, whole genome shotgun sequence genome window below encodes:
- the gpr143 gene encoding G-protein coupled receptor 143, translating into MASPRLETFCCPNRDPATQLVLDFQPQIYGSLCIGSGLVSLLLTIVQLLPKTKQGYRRLGRAMLPKPSSSRILFLVIICDLLGCLGILIRSSVWISSPGFISNMSLMNTSDIWPSTFCVGSAMWIQLFYSASFWWLFCYAIDAYLVVRRSAGISTIVLYHMMTWGLALMLCIEGVAMLYYPSVSNCENGLEHAIPHYVTTYAPLLIVMFANPILFRRTVAAVASLLKGRQGIYTENERRLGTEIQLRFFKIMLVFMICWTANIINETLLFYLEMQPDINTDQLKNVRNAALITWFIMGILNPMQGFLFTLAFYGWTGWNVDFNFRQKETAWERVSTSTITETAHNGTNGSFLDYPGYIQNQNKTEIGNSQQTDEALSILSEGNGSIVERLNRNSPIYQGW; encoded by the exons ATGGCTTCCCCCAGGCTGGAGACTTTCTGCTGCCCCAACAGGGATCCAGCTACTCAGTTAGTGCTTGATTTCCAGCCTCAGATCTATGGCTCGCTGTGTATCGGCAGTGGCTTGGTGAGTCTCCTGCTGACCATTGTCCAGCTGCTGCCCAAGACAAAGCAGGGTTACAGGAGGCTAGGGAGAGCCATGCTGCCAAAACCTTCCTCGTCCAGAATCTTGTTTCTAGTTATTATCTGTGACCTGCTGGGCTGCCTAG GCATTTTAATTCGATCATCAGTTTGGATTTCATCCCCAGGTTTCATTAGTAATATGTCACTAATGAACACGTCAGACATCTGGCCTTCAACTTTTTGTGTTGGAAGTGCG ATGTGGATACAGCTGTTTTACAGTGCAAGTTTCTGGTGGTTATTTTGCTATGCAATTGATGCTTACCTGGTGGTTCGCAGATCAGCAGGAATAAG CACAATTGTTTTGTATCACATGATGACATGGGGCCTGGCACTGATGCTCTGCATCGAAGGTGTGGCTATGCTTTATTATCCTTCCGTTTCCAA tTGTGAAAACGGACTAGAACATGCAATCCCTCATTATGTCACAACCTATGCGCCACTTCTTATTGTAATGTTCGCTAATCCAATCCTCTTTAGGAGAACAGTCGCTGCAG TTGCTTCTTTACTGAAAGGAAGACAAGGGATTTATACAGAAAATGAAAGACGGCTGGGGACAGAAATTCAGCTCCGTTTTTTCAAGATTATGTTGGTGTTTATGATCTG TTGGACAGCCAATATTATCAATGAGACCCTTTTGTTCTACCTGGAAATGCAGCCAGACATCAACACAGATCAGCTGAAAAATGTCAGGAATGCTGCTCTCATCACATGGTTTATAATG GGTATACTGAATCCAATGCAAGGCTTTCTCTTCACTCTGGCTTTCTATGGGTGGACAGGATGGAATGTTGATTTTAATTTCAGACAGAAGGAAACAGCTTGGGAACGAGTGTCCACATCTACAATAACTGAAACTGCACACAATGGCACCAATGGATCTTTCCTGGATTACCCTGGCTATATACAGAACCAAAACAAGACTGAAATTGGAAACAGCCAACAAACAGATGAAGCTCTGAGCATACTGTCTGAAGGTAATGGGAGTATAGTGGAACGACTGAACAGGAACTCCCCCATTTATCAAGGATGGTAG
- the gpr143 gene encoding G-protein coupled receptor 143 isoform X1, whose amino-acid sequence MASPRLETFCCPNRDPATQLVLDFQPQIYGSLCIGSGLVSLLLTIVQLLPKTKQGYRRLGRAMLPKPSSSRILFLVIICDLLGCLGILIRSSVWISSPGFISNMSLMNTSDIWPSTFCVGSAMWIQLFYSASFWWLFCYAIDAYLVVRRSAGISTIVLYHMMTWGLALMLCIEGVAMLYYPSVSNCENGLEHAIPHYVTTYAPLLIVMFANPILFRRTVAAVASLLKGRQGIYTENERRLGTEIQLRFFKIMLVFMICWTANIINETLLFYLEMQPDINTDQLKNVRNAALITWFIMGILNPMQGFLFTLAFYGWTGWNVDFNFRQKETAWERVSTSTITETAHNGTNGSFLDYPGYIQNQNKTEIGNSQQTDEALSILSEGSDASTIEIHISNELPNLDDIEADEESLENEEA is encoded by the exons ATGGCTTCCCCCAGGCTGGAGACTTTCTGCTGCCCCAACAGGGATCCAGCTACTCAGTTAGTGCTTGATTTCCAGCCTCAGATCTATGGCTCGCTGTGTATCGGCAGTGGCTTGGTGAGTCTCCTGCTGACCATTGTCCAGCTGCTGCCCAAGACAAAGCAGGGTTACAGGAGGCTAGGGAGAGCCATGCTGCCAAAACCTTCCTCGTCCAGAATCTTGTTTCTAGTTATTATCTGTGACCTGCTGGGCTGCCTAG GCATTTTAATTCGATCATCAGTTTGGATTTCATCCCCAGGTTTCATTAGTAATATGTCACTAATGAACACGTCAGACATCTGGCCTTCAACTTTTTGTGTTGGAAGTGCG ATGTGGATACAGCTGTTTTACAGTGCAAGTTTCTGGTGGTTATTTTGCTATGCAATTGATGCTTACCTGGTGGTTCGCAGATCAGCAGGAATAAG CACAATTGTTTTGTATCACATGATGACATGGGGCCTGGCACTGATGCTCTGCATCGAAGGTGTGGCTATGCTTTATTATCCTTCCGTTTCCAA tTGTGAAAACGGACTAGAACATGCAATCCCTCATTATGTCACAACCTATGCGCCACTTCTTATTGTAATGTTCGCTAATCCAATCCTCTTTAGGAGAACAGTCGCTGCAG TTGCTTCTTTACTGAAAGGAAGACAAGGGATTTATACAGAAAATGAAAGACGGCTGGGGACAGAAATTCAGCTCCGTTTTTTCAAGATTATGTTGGTGTTTATGATCTG TTGGACAGCCAATATTATCAATGAGACCCTTTTGTTCTACCTGGAAATGCAGCCAGACATCAACACAGATCAGCTGAAAAATGTCAGGAATGCTGCTCTCATCACATGGTTTATAATG GGTATACTGAATCCAATGCAAGGCTTTCTCTTCACTCTGGCTTTCTATGGGTGGACAGGATGGAATGTTGATTTTAATTTCAGACAGAAGGAAACAGCTTGGGAACGAGTGTCCACATCTACAATAACTGAAACTGCACACAATGGCACCAATGGATCTTTCCTGGATTACCCTGGCTATATACAGAACCAAAACAAGACTGAAATTGGAAACAGCCAACAAACAGATGAAGCTCTGAGCATACTGTCTGAAG GTTCTGATGCTAGCACAATTGAGATCCACATATCCAATGAGCTGCCAAACTTAGATGACATTGAGGCTGATGAGGAATCTCTGGAAAACGAGGAAGCCTAA